A stretch of Chitinophagaceae bacterium DNA encodes these proteins:
- a CDS encoding DUF3857 domain-containing protein: MKRVYCFFILNISVMAAAAQMNIYSALTIPDSLKKDADLVVREEYIKVNVKDKNTAWFDVHQVITVMNEQAKRFLFFSQFSDKFHVLDEAEIKVYDVAGNKRNTYSKKEMTSLNYGDGLVPEGKITYFDITAPSYPITVEYTYSIKYKGIFSLPGYDYHSPWQSVQHSVFEVESPADLGVRYKLVNTDLKPQLIRSGNKDMLRWEVKNLGAYKLEKHSGSSYSYEPMVLIGPNKFQLDDYEGDMTSWKNFGAWINNLYAKTTGLPDDKKQFYQGLVKNASTDREKAQILYSYMQNNMRYVSIQLGIGGLRPFPASFVDDKKYGDCKALSNYLKSALDAVGIKSNIVIIQGGLTPRTVIEDFPANYFNHAILCIPQPKDSIWLECTSTTLPFAELGPFTENRKAMMVTDNGGVLVNTPASNYKNNTEAVNTVIEVNADGGAQVNVTARFTGDGRDELLMRFHDMKDDEKRKYFITEKTWKQPDALKIATADRSTNPYWVKAAMEYEKVFSFNAGSKLFFEPRLYPIFDEDIPENNNRMRDYHFTCPYQVFDTTVYKFPAGYTPENLPKSKSVTRPFAQYTCAYTWDADTRTLTSVAMLQLKERVIKAADYKALYDFNKQVMADVNEKIVMKRE; encoded by the coding sequence ATGAAAAGAGTATACTGTTTTTTTATTTTGAACATTTCAGTGATGGCTGCCGCCGCACAGATGAATATCTATTCTGCCCTTACCATACCCGATTCATTGAAGAAGGATGCAGACCTGGTGGTACGGGAAGAATACATCAAAGTAAATGTTAAGGATAAGAATACAGCCTGGTTTGATGTGCACCAGGTGATAACGGTTATGAACGAGCAGGCAAAAAGATTTCTTTTCTTCAGCCAGTTCTCCGATAAATTTCATGTGCTGGATGAAGCAGAGATAAAAGTATATGATGTGGCCGGCAACAAAAGAAATACCTATTCAAAAAAGGAAATGACCTCATTGAACTACGGGGATGGCCTGGTTCCGGAAGGAAAAATTACTTATTTTGATATTACAGCTCCCTCGTATCCTATAACCGTGGAATACACGTACAGCATTAAGTACAAGGGAATATTCAGTCTGCCGGGTTACGACTATCATTCGCCCTGGCAATCGGTACAGCATTCCGTGTTTGAAGTGGAATCACCTGCTGACCTGGGTGTCCGTTATAAACTGGTAAATACCGATCTTAAGCCGCAGCTTATCCGCTCCGGCAATAAAGACATGCTGCGCTGGGAGGTAAAGAACCTTGGCGCCTACAAACTGGAAAAACACAGTGGATCTTCCTATTCGTATGAACCAATGGTTTTGATAGGCCCCAATAAATTCCAACTGGATGATTACGAGGGAGACATGACCAGCTGGAAGAACTTTGGTGCCTGGATCAATAACCTGTACGCCAAAACCACCGGGCTGCCCGATGATAAGAAACAATTTTACCAGGGGCTGGTAAAGAACGCCTCCACCGACCGGGAAAAAGCGCAGATCCTTTATTCGTACATGCAAAATAACATGCGCTATGTGAGCATCCAGTTGGGGATCGGTGGATTACGTCCTTTCCCGGCCAGTTTCGTGGATGATAAAAAATACGGCGATTGCAAGGCATTGAGCAATTACCTTAAATCGGCATTGGATGCCGTGGGCATAAAATCAAATATCGTGATCATACAGGGCGGGCTTACTCCCCGAACGGTGATCGAGGATTTTCCTGCCAACTACTTTAATCATGCGATACTCTGTATCCCGCAACCAAAGGATTCCATCTGGCTGGAATGTACCAGCACCACGCTTCCCTTTGCAGAACTCGGGCCATTCACTGAAAACCGCAAAGCGATGATGGTAACCGATAATGGGGGCGTATTGGTGAATACGCCGGCAAGTAATTATAAGAATAATACAGAAGCGGTAAACACGGTAATTGAAGTGAACGCAGATGGCGGTGCCCAGGTAAATGTAACAGCCCGCTTTACAGGAGACGGCCGTGATGAACTGCTGATGCGCTTTCACGACATGAAGGATGATGAGAAGCGGAAATATTTTATCACCGAAAAAACCTGGAAGCAACCCGATGCATTGAAGATAGCCACGGCAGACAGGTCCACCAATCCCTATTGGGTGAAGGCAGCCATGGAATACGAAAAGGTATTTTCCTTCAATGCAGGATCCAAGCTTTTTTTTGAACCAAGACTGTATCCCATCTTTGACGAAGACATTCCCGAAAACAACAACCGCATGCGGGATTATCATTTCACCTGCCCCTACCAGGTCTTTGATACCACGGTGTATAAATTCCCGGCGGGGTATACACCGGAGAACCTGCCCAAAAGTAAATCGGTGACCAGGCCATTCGCCCAGTACACATGTGCCTACACCTGGGATGCCGATACACGTACACTCACTTCCGTAGCGATGCTGCAGTTAAAAGAACGTGTGATAAAAGCAGCCGATTATAAGGCATTGTATGATTTCAATAAACAGGTGATGGCAGATGTGAATGAGAAGATCGTTATGAAGCGGGAGTAG
- the mfd gene encoding transcription-repair coupling factor, whose translation MNLEMLLKEYVNDSRCFTIVDRITASRPGQIHLSGLHGSITPFIVSTVFNHPAASRLNHVIILRDAEEAAYFHNTLENISGALNLFYFPSSFKNKKNYRLLNPSHVMLRTECLTRFSNPHGENRVGAIVTYPEALFEKVVLPKTLSSNIISIKQGDTLDTNGIYEKFIGYGFKRTDFVYEPGQFAVRGGILDIYSFGNEKPYRVELFGNEVDSIRIFDPETQLSERKLLQVNIIPNVETQFETGEKVSLWEFLPENTVVWTEDWEFIKDKIEQQEDEFRVWSRLGREGFVVDKESDETEDITVKKEVSEDDFVTAAVIEEQIKQRHIVEFGNKSYFTNEPQTTNHKPQIDFSTKEQPSFNRQFDLLIKNLKEYEAKKYSIYLFAENPRQLERLHTIFVDLKAEVNIIPVPVSIHEGFIDDDLKLVCYTDHQIFQRYHKYRVKQAFSKNKALTLKMLRELQPGDYVTHIDHGVGVYSGLQKIEASGKLQEAVRIQYKDGDLLYVNISSLHKISKYSGKEGTVPKMNKLGSDVWNKLKDKTKKQVKDIATDLIKLYAKRKAQEGFAHSPDNYLQTELEASFIYEDTPDQARATEDVKRDMEKPSPMDRLVCGDVGFGKTEIAIRAAFKTCCDGKQAAVLVPTTILAYQHYKTFGDRLKDFPVTVDFINRFKSSRQKKETLQKVAEGKIDIIIGTHALLNKEVKFKDLGLMIIDEEQKFGVAAKEKLKQLRTTVDSLTLTATPIPRTLQFSLMGARDLSIINTPPPNRQPIQTEVMQFNEDAIRDIIYYETERGGQVFFIHNRVKGLAEMKELIQGLCPDLSIAYAHGQMEGDQLEDTILDFMDKKYDVLVCTNIVESGVDIPNVNTIIVNNAHQFGLSDLHQLRGRVGRSNKKAFCYLFAPPMSTLPVDSRKRLSTLEQYSELGSGFQIAMRDLDIRGAGNMLGGEQSGFIAEIGFEMYQKILDEAIRELKRSEFKELFKAEIRQQDDFVTDCSIDTDLEILIPDSYVESITERLSLYSRLDNCETQDDLVAFHREMTDRFGPVPEQVEDLFTTVRCRRLAVDLGFEKMLLKNETLRCFFVGNPDSPYFQSELFNGILQFLQTGTNKGKLKQVGKNGILVVESIRSMKDLHEFLLKMHSASVKEATPAS comes from the coding sequence ATGAACCTGGAAATGCTGCTGAAGGAGTACGTGAATGACAGCCGCTGTTTTACGATAGTGGACCGGATCACTGCGTCCCGGCCCGGGCAAATTCACCTCTCCGGGCTGCATGGCAGTATAACCCCATTCATCGTTTCCACTGTTTTTAACCACCCGGCAGCCTCCCGGTTAAACCATGTCATCATTCTACGGGATGCGGAGGAAGCCGCCTATTTTCACAATACGCTGGAGAACATCTCAGGGGCATTGAACCTGTTCTATTTTCCTTCGTCTTTCAAGAACAAAAAGAACTACCGGTTACTGAACCCCAGCCATGTGATGCTGCGGACCGAATGCCTTACCCGTTTTTCAAATCCGCATGGCGAAAACAGGGTTGGGGCCATTGTAACGTACCCCGAGGCCTTGTTTGAAAAAGTGGTGTTGCCAAAAACACTTTCGTCAAATATCATTTCCATCAAGCAGGGAGATACGCTGGATACCAATGGCATTTATGAGAAATTTATCGGCTATGGTTTCAAACGGACCGACTTTGTATATGAACCCGGCCAGTTTGCCGTTCGCGGCGGCATCCTGGATATTTATTCCTTCGGCAATGAAAAACCTTACCGGGTTGAATTATTCGGCAATGAAGTGGACAGCATCCGCATCTTTGACCCCGAAACACAATTGAGCGAACGGAAATTATTGCAGGTGAATATTATTCCGAATGTGGAAACGCAGTTTGAAACCGGGGAGAAAGTTTCCTTATGGGAATTTTTACCCGAGAATACCGTGGTGTGGACAGAAGACTGGGAATTCATTAAAGACAAGATAGAACAGCAGGAAGATGAGTTTAGGGTTTGGTCCCGCCTCGGGCGGGAGGGGTTTGTAGTCGATAAAGAGTCTGATGAAACAGAGGATATCACAGTGAAAAAAGAAGTGAGTGAAGATGATTTTGTAACAGCTGCCGTTATCGAAGAACAGATCAAACAGAGGCATATTGTTGAATTTGGAAACAAATCTTACTTCACAAACGAACCACAAACCACAAACCATAAACCACAAATAGATTTTTCCACCAAAGAACAACCCTCCTTCAACCGCCAGTTCGACCTGCTGATAAAGAACCTGAAAGAATACGAAGCAAAGAAATACAGCATTTACCTCTTTGCCGAAAATCCCAGGCAACTGGAACGGCTTCATACCATTTTTGTGGACCTGAAGGCAGAGGTGAATATCATTCCTGTCCCGGTTTCCATTCATGAAGGATTTATTGACGATGACCTGAAGCTGGTTTGCTATACCGACCACCAGATATTCCAACGCTACCATAAGTACCGGGTCAAACAGGCCTTCAGCAAGAATAAGGCGCTCACCTTAAAAATGCTGCGGGAGCTTCAGCCGGGAGATTATGTTACACATATTGACCATGGCGTGGGTGTATACAGCGGCCTGCAAAAGATCGAAGCCAGTGGAAAATTGCAGGAGGCTGTCCGCATTCAATACAAGGACGGCGACCTGCTGTACGTAAATATTTCTTCGCTGCACAAGATCAGCAAGTACAGCGGCAAGGAAGGCACGGTTCCCAAAATGAACAAACTGGGCAGTGATGTATGGAACAAACTGAAAGATAAGACCAAGAAGCAGGTAAAGGACATTGCCACCGACCTGATAAAACTATACGCCAAACGAAAAGCCCAGGAAGGCTTTGCCCACAGCCCCGATAATTATTTACAAACAGAACTGGAAGCCAGCTTTATCTATGAAGACACTCCCGACCAGGCCAGGGCAACCGAAGATGTAAAGCGGGATATGGAAAAACCATCGCCGATGGACAGGCTGGTTTGCGGTGATGTAGGATTTGGCAAGACAGAAATTGCCATACGTGCTGCCTTTAAAACCTGCTGCGATGGAAAGCAGGCCGCTGTGCTGGTGCCAACTACCATTCTCGCCTACCAGCATTATAAAACATTTGGCGACCGCCTGAAAGATTTCCCGGTGACCGTTGATTTCATTAACCGCTTCAAATCATCCAGGCAAAAAAAAGAAACACTGCAGAAAGTTGCCGAAGGAAAGATCGATATCATCATCGGAACCCATGCCCTGCTCAACAAAGAAGTGAAGTTCAAAGACCTCGGGTTAATGATCATTGATGAAGAACAGAAATTCGGGGTGGCAGCAAAAGAAAAACTGAAACAACTGAGAACAACCGTTGACTCATTGACCTTAACCGCAACGCCCATTCCAAGAACATTACAATTCAGCCTGATGGGTGCGAGGGACCTGAGCATCATCAACACGCCGCCACCCAACCGGCAGCCGATACAAACCGAGGTGATGCAGTTCAATGAAGATGCCATCCGGGACATCATTTATTACGAGACCGAAAGAGGCGGGCAGGTCTTCTTCATTCACAACCGGGTGAAGGGACTGGCCGAAATGAAAGAACTTATACAGGGCCTTTGTCCTGACCTGAGCATTGCGTATGCACACGGGCAGATGGAAGGCGACCAGCTGGAAGATACCATCCTCGATTTCATGGATAAGAAATACGATGTGCTTGTCTGTACTAATATTGTGGAGAGTGGTGTGGATATCCCGAATGTGAACACCATCATCGTGAACAATGCACACCAGTTCGGCCTGAGTGATCTGCACCAGTTAAGAGGAAGGGTTGGCCGCAGCAATAAAAAAGCATTCTGTTATTTATTCGCTCCGCCGATGAGTACCCTGCCGGTTGACAGCCGCAAACGGTTAAGCACGCTGGAGCAATACAGTGAGCTGGGCAGCGGGTTCCAGATCGCCATGAGGGACCTGGATATACGTGGCGCCGGGAATATGCTGGGCGGTGAGCAAAGCGGTTTCATTGCCGAGATCGGTTTTGAAATGTACCAGAAGATCCTGGATGAAGCCATCCGTGAGTTGAAGCGCTCCGAATTCAAAGAACTGTTCAAGGCAGAGATCCGGCAGCAGGATGATTTTGTGACCGATTGCAGCATTGATACCGACCTGGAGATACTGATACCCGATAGTTATGTTGAAAGCATCACCGAGAGACTGAGTTTGTATTCCAGGCTTGATAACTGCGAAACGCAAGATGACCTGGTTGCATTCCATAGAGAGATGACGGACCGTTTTGGCCCGGTACCCGAACAGGTGGAAGACCTTTTTACAACCGTGCGTTGCCGCCGGTTAGCCGTTGACCTTGGTTTTGAGAAAATGCTGCTGAAGAATGAAACACTCCGGTGTTTCTTTGTAGGTAACCCGGACTCCCCGTATTTCCAGAGTGAACTGTTCAATGGTATACTGCAATTCTTACAAACCGGCACCAACAAGGGAAAATTAAAACAGGTCGGGAAGAACGGGATCCTGGTTGTTGAATCCATCCGGTCCATGAAAGACCTGCATGAATTCTTATTAAAAATGCACAGTGCTTCCGTGAAAGAAGCTACTCCCGCTTCATAA
- a CDS encoding S8 family serine peptidase codes for MIVQLEVTAQNNDLPVRFRAGNFITGNNIQRHSFQKNDLQPSLFNNDYYVLVQFSKLPSPETKRSLKDAGLELLNYVPGNAYFAVIKKGFDFSAADRYAIVSINSIPVFYKIDKDVLSYPGKQDKVLAVSYYAPAGRAVVMQELQKAGAGIVTTKFANTDVIFIRPSGADINAIAALPFVSYINLQSLTDKPLNYKSAPMHGVSSLLSSSGRNLNGKGIAVGIGDNSEVATAHLDFTGRVISRVPFPISFHGIHVTGTVAGAGLLNPKYNGMAPKATIVSQYLSDIITNTPTYVADYNMIATNNSYTAADDSCAGTGVYDVLSNYTDDQVKTYDKVLHVVSAGNDGTYTCSPYPVSFATIKSGYQCAKNVLTVGAMDSIYAIAGFSSRGPVQDGRLKPEIVADGVNVYSTRQFNTYGTNSGTSMSGPVVAGAVTILNEQYRKLNAGTVPKASLVKALLCNTAEDLGNPGPDYTFGFGMLNARKAVEAMEGTQYFISSTTPSTNTIAVPAGVRRLKVMLYWADPAAAANAASTLINDLDLTVTAPGPVTHLPLILDATAANVNANAAPGADHVNNIEQVVIDNPAAGNYDLNVNAFAVPQGPQEYVLTYSMEMNGITVDHPFGGETLVPGDTETIRWTAYGDESNTFTLEYFDGTTWNLINGNVPATARSYYWTVPSTVSNNYRIRISRNSSAYTDQSDYDFVVIGQPTVNLPPTVPCEGFVQLDWAAVSGATSYDIWQQKGDSMAIIGNTTGLTYLVQGLNSSTAYWFGVSAKNGTVNGRRSISRTSTPSSGTCTLSGFDNNFKAVSISAPVSGRQLTSSALTATEQVRFTIKNLDNAASSGNYDLYYQVNSNAPVMESSSTVVNSLATRLYTFATTADLSATGIYTIKAWVKRTGDTQPLDDTVSVTIKNLVNPLITLPQTDGFETAIVKEYVVNTTGLDSIDKVDFKTNSVRGRARTFVNTGFAHNGSRAITLDQFPYNAATTTDSMLMTYNLNNYISGNQLRIDFYYKNHGQENNANNKVWIRGSDTKAWVQAYDLVANQAGLGQWKHAVINVNDVLDTVLPAQPISTSFQIKFGQQGNTSANNPNPIIDQDDGYTFDDVTLKEAANDIGILNIISPSITGCGTYGPQPVSLQVKNYSAATFTNVPVYYRVNGGAPVMETIASLAPGTYTHTFAVPENLTVNTDYSFDFWVNEPTDNYTNNDSVLNHAFRTSLVINTFPYLEGFESNDGSWYSKGSNNSWQWGTPAKATISKAANGTNAWVTSLTGNYQNNELSYLYSPCFNLGGMTQPVLSFSHIFEIEDGTPADYNWIEYSDNGGVTWNRLGSNGVGTNWFNDPTGKKQWRTSLTTWHVASTDIPTTAGNVRFRFVMSSDMGINREGVGIDDIHVFDKALIYDVPATVTGLTQTVNGSNWVHFTSGGKRVASVNANGFDLGSTTVDVYPYTGAVRTQNNQYYLNRNIVIRPTNVPGGYVSVRFYFTDAEAKGLLAATGCGPCTKPNDPYELGVTKYSGTAIQENGTLADNFGGSYMYILPANTEIIPYDNGYYAEYPVNSFSEFWLNNGGVNHNEPLPVSLVSFEALKQNNKVLLQWTTSNEVNSGRFIVERSGDGIHYIPVGEVPAKNTAGNNYYGLTDPAPMSGLNYYRLKMVDRDGAFQYSPVRKINFNNDGDDITLYPNPVVNATLFIASSGNCNKALLYDVSGKLIKTFILQGRNNTLNLAGIAKGVYQLRIFTENAVRTEKILIQ; via the coding sequence TTGATTGTCCAGTTAGAGGTAACGGCACAAAATAATGACCTGCCTGTGCGTTTCCGGGCGGGCAATTTTATTACGGGCAATAACATACAGCGGCATAGCTTTCAGAAGAATGATCTGCAACCTTCTTTATTCAATAACGACTATTATGTGCTGGTTCAGTTCTCGAAACTGCCTTCCCCAGAAACAAAGCGGTCTTTGAAAGATGCCGGGCTGGAGTTATTGAACTATGTACCCGGTAATGCATATTTCGCTGTCATTAAGAAAGGGTTTGATTTTTCTGCTGCAGACAGGTATGCCATTGTTTCCATCAACAGCATCCCGGTTTTTTATAAGATCGATAAGGATGTTCTTTCTTACCCGGGAAAGCAGGATAAGGTTCTTGCGGTGAGTTATTATGCACCTGCCGGCAGGGCTGTGGTGATGCAGGAACTGCAGAAGGCCGGAGCCGGAATTGTTACCACAAAGTTTGCAAACACCGATGTTATATTCATCCGTCCATCCGGGGCAGATATCAATGCAATTGCTGCATTACCATTTGTAAGTTATATAAACCTGCAATCGCTTACCGATAAGCCGTTGAATTATAAAAGTGCGCCCATGCATGGAGTAAGCAGCCTGCTTTCTTCTTCCGGAAGGAACTTGAATGGTAAAGGCATTGCTGTTGGAATAGGAGATAACTCGGAGGTTGCCACCGCACATCTTGACTTTACCGGAAGGGTCATCAGCCGGGTACCTTTCCCGATCAGTTTTCATGGCATACATGTTACAGGCACCGTAGCCGGTGCCGGGCTGCTCAATCCCAAATACAACGGAATGGCGCCGAAGGCAACCATTGTAAGCCAGTACCTGAGTGATATCATCACCAATACACCCACCTATGTTGCGGACTACAACATGATCGCCACCAATAATTCGTACACAGCAGCTGACGACAGTTGTGCGGGAACCGGGGTGTATGATGTACTGAGTAATTATACCGACGACCAGGTGAAGACCTACGACAAAGTGTTGCATGTTGTTTCTGCCGGCAATGACGGGACGTACACCTGTTCACCATACCCAGTTTCATTTGCAACAATAAAATCAGGATACCAGTGTGCAAAGAATGTTTTAACGGTTGGCGCCATGGATTCCATTTACGCAATTGCCGGTTTCAGCAGCCGGGGCCCTGTGCAGGACGGAAGATTAAAGCCCGAGATCGTTGCCGATGGCGTTAATGTGTATTCAACCAGGCAATTCAACACGTACGGGACTAACAGCGGCACCAGCATGTCGGGCCCTGTGGTTGCCGGCGCTGTCACCATATTAAATGAACAATACCGTAAATTGAATGCCGGGACAGTTCCCAAAGCTTCTTTGGTAAAAGCATTGCTGTGCAATACAGCAGAAGACCTGGGTAACCCTGGCCCGGATTATACGTTTGGCTTTGGTATGCTCAATGCCCGTAAGGCTGTTGAAGCAATGGAAGGAACACAATACTTCATAAGCAGTACAACGCCTTCCACTAATACCATTGCAGTGCCTGCAGGAGTAAGGCGATTGAAAGTAATGCTGTACTGGGCTGACCCGGCTGCTGCGGCAAACGCTGCAAGCACGTTGATCAATGATCTTGACCTTACCGTTACTGCCCCCGGGCCGGTAACACATCTTCCCCTGATACTGGATGCAACGGCAGCGAATGTAAATGCGAATGCAGCCCCGGGTGCCGACCATGTGAATAATATTGAACAGGTGGTGATCGATAACCCGGCTGCCGGGAATTATGACCTGAATGTAAACGCTTTTGCTGTTCCGCAGGGCCCGCAGGAATATGTACTTACCTATTCGATGGAGATGAATGGCATTACAGTGGATCATCCGTTTGGCGGAGAAACACTGGTGCCGGGCGATACCGAAACCATCCGCTGGACCGCTTATGGGGATGAGTCAAATACGTTCACACTGGAATATTTTGACGGCACAACCTGGAACCTGATCAATGGTAATGTGCCTGCTACCGCAAGATCTTATTACTGGACGGTTCCGTCAACGGTAAGCAATAATTACCGCATCCGGATAAGCAGGAATTCATCTGCCTATACCGATCAAAGCGATTACGATTTTGTAGTGATCGGTCAGCCAACGGTGAATTTACCACCCACGGTTCCCTGCGAAGGCTTTGTCCAGTTAGACTGGGCTGCCGTTTCCGGCGCCACATCCTATGATATCTGGCAGCAGAAAGGTGATTCAATGGCCATCATCGGGAATACGACCGGCCTCACCTATTTAGTGCAGGGACTGAACAGCTCTACCGCATATTGGTTTGGCGTGAGTGCAAAGAACGGAACAGTGAATGGCAGGCGGTCCATTTCCAGGACTTCAACCCCTTCATCGGGTACGTGTACCTTATCCGGCTTCGACAACAACTTTAAAGCCGTTTCCATCAGTGCGCCTGTCAGCGGCAGGCAGTTGACTTCCTCTGCATTAACAGCCACAGAGCAGGTACGGTTTACCATTAAAAACCTGGATAATGCTGCGTCTTCCGGAAATTATGACCTGTATTACCAGGTAAACAGTAACGCCCCGGTGATGGAAAGCAGTTCAACGGTGGTGAATTCGCTGGCTACCCGGCTATATACATTTGCCACTACGGCCGATCTTTCTGCAACCGGTATCTATACCATTAAAGCCTGGGTAAAGAGAACCGGCGATACACAGCCGCTGGATGATACGGTTTCGGTTACGATAAAAAATCTTGTAAACCCGTTGATCACGCTCCCACAGACAGATGGATTTGAAACGGCGATCGTAAAAGAATATGTGGTCAATACGACCGGGCTCGACAGTATTGACAAAGTTGATTTTAAAACCAACTCGGTAAGAGGCAGGGCAAGGACATTTGTGAACACCGGGTTTGCGCATAACGGGAGCAGGGCGATCACCCTGGACCAGTTCCCTTACAATGCAGCAACAACAACCGACAGTATGCTGATGACCTACAACCTGAACAATTATATTTCAGGCAACCAGCTGCGTATTGATTTTTATTACAAGAACCACGGGCAGGAGAATAATGCCAATAATAAAGTGTGGATACGTGGCAGCGATACAAAAGCATGGGTGCAGGCCTATGACCTTGTTGCCAACCAGGCCGGGCTCGGACAATGGAAACATGCCGTAATAAATGTGAATGATGTGCTGGATACGGTATTGCCGGCACAGCCCATCAGCACCAGCTTTCAGATCAAATTCGGTCAGCAGGGGAATACCTCCGCCAACAACCCCAACCCGATCATTGACCAGGACGATGGTTATACTTTTGATGATGTAACGCTAAAAGAAGCGGCCAATGATATCGGCATACTGAACATCATATCTCCGTCCATAACAGGCTGCGGTACCTATGGCCCCCAGCCTGTTTCACTGCAGGTAAAGAATTACAGCGCTGCAACATTCACCAACGTACCGGTTTATTACCGGGTAAATGGCGGTGCACCCGTAATGGAAACGATCGCATCCCTGGCACCAGGTACCTATACACATACATTTGCTGTTCCGGAAAATCTTACGGTTAACACCGATTACAGTTTTGATTTCTGGGTAAATGAGCCAACCGATAACTACACTAATAATGACAGTGTGTTGAATCATGCTTTCCGTACCAGCCTGGTTATAAATACCTTTCCTTACCTGGAAGGATTTGAAAGCAATGATGGAAGCTGGTACAGCAAGGGCTCAAACAACAGCTGGCAATGGGGTACACCGGCAAAGGCCACGATCAGTAAAGCAGCCAACGGAACCAATGCCTGGGTGACATCGCTTACCGGTAACTACCAGAACAATGAACTTTCTTATTTGTACTCGCCCTGCTTCAACCTGGGCGGAATGACACAGCCAGTTTTATCCTTCAGTCACATATTTGAGATCGAAGACGGAACCCCGGCAGATTATAACTGGATCGAGTATTCAGATAATGGCGGCGTTACCTGGAACCGGCTGGGATCAAACGGGGTAGGTACCAACTGGTTCAATGATCCAACCGGCAAAAAACAATGGCGCACTTCACTTACCACCTGGCATGTGGCCAGCACCGATATTCCAACCACCGCAGGCAATGTCCGTTTCCGCTTTGTCATGTCGAGCGATATGGGCATTAACCGCGAAGGCGTGGGTATTGATGATATCCATGTGTTTGATAAAGCGCTTATTTATGATGTTCCGGCAACCGTAACAGGCTTAACACAAACGGTGAACGGGTCGAACTGGGTACATTTTACTTCGGGCGGGAAAAGGGTGGCATCCGTCAATGCCAATGGATTTGACCTGGGAAGTACCACCGTGGATGTATACCCCTACACCGGTGCAGTACGTACACAGAATAATCAATACTACCTGAACAGGAATATTGTGATACGCCCGACCAATGTACCGGGTGGGTATGTGTCTGTCCGTTTTTATTTTACCGACGCAGAAGCCAAGGGCTTGCTGGCTGCAACCGGCTGTGGCCCTTGCACCAAGCCCAACGATCCGTATGAACTGGGGGTAACCAAGTACAGCGGAACAGCCATCCAGGAGAACGGAACACTGGCTGATAATTTCGGTGGTTCCTATATGTATATATTGCCGGCAAATACGGAGATCATTCCATATGATAATGGCTATTATGCAGAATATCCTGTAAACAGTTTCAGTGAGTTCTGGCTCAACAACGGTGGGGTGAACCACAATGAACCACTTCCCGTCAGCCTGGTTTCTTTTGAAGCGCTTAAACAAAACAACAAGGTGCTGCTTCAATGGACCACCTCAAATGAAGTGAACAGCGGCCGCTTTATTGTTGAACGAAGCGGGGATGGCATCCATTACATCCCTGTTGGAGAGGTACCTGCAAAGAATACCGCAGGCAATAATTATTATGGTCTGACCGACCCGGCGCCAATGTCCGGTTTGAATTATTACCGGCTGAAAATGGTTGACCGGGATGGAGCCTTTCAATATTCGCCCGTGCGGAAGATAAATTTCAATAATGACGGGGATGATATTACGCTGTATCCAAACCCGGTTGTCAATGCAACGCTGTTCATTGCTTCATCCGGTAATTGCAATAAAGCGCTTTTATACGATGTGTCGGGTAAGCTCATTAAAACCTTTATCCTGCAGGGAAGAAATAATACGTTGAACCTGGCAGGAATTGCCAAAGGTGTTTACCAACTCAGGATTTTTACAGAAAACGCTGTGAGAACAGAGAAGATACTTATTCAATAA